One stretch of Schlesneria sp. DSM 10557 DNA includes these proteins:
- a CDS encoding transglutaminase family protein: MPASFIRCTGRLFLLISLVACGPALTAFAADDAAAKANAKDESWQVIYLAGQRIGYSRSLVETVTHDGGEQVVKSTSNTFMAIKRFGQTLEMKQHLSTEETPDGDLRRFRFEMANPPAMSSITSGLINGKELSLSQEVNGKAKTTTQAWKEGVKSPTYQDRILKKNPLKPGETRTFETFVPEFAKVGTTTMKAHDTVETELLGGKSRKLFKVSVSNSLLPGFTMDSYLDDAGEAVKVSSKMLGSAMDIYVVSQEEALKTIEGAELDLAVNTLVKVKPLVKGHGTKRVVYRLSITDQNPQELIPSGETQTLKTTSPETAELTVISLPIPSPARAGTADAEYLESSQYLQRDDEGVQKHANRAAGDATDAGVIAQRMETYVRDKLSKKNFSTAMASAAEVARNLEGDCTEHAVLLAAMLRARQIPSRVVVGLVYADRLFAFGGHMWTEARLNDQWIPLDATLGQNGIGAAHIKLADSSLSDDGPAAMSGFAPLMNIIGNLKLEVISAE; this comes from the coding sequence ATGCCAGCGTCATTCATTCGGTGCACAGGACGACTGTTTCTGCTGATTTCGCTGGTGGCATGCGGACCTGCCTTGACGGCCTTCGCAGCAGACGATGCCGCCGCCAAAGCCAACGCGAAGGATGAGTCCTGGCAGGTCATTTATCTCGCCGGCCAGCGGATTGGATACAGTCGCTCCCTCGTCGAAACAGTGACGCACGACGGTGGGGAACAGGTCGTGAAGTCAACCTCGAACACATTCATGGCGATCAAGCGATTCGGCCAGACGCTGGAAATGAAACAGCACCTGTCGACAGAAGAAACGCCTGATGGGGACCTGCGACGATTCCGGTTTGAAATGGCGAATCCTCCAGCCATGTCGTCGATCACCAGTGGCCTGATCAACGGGAAGGAACTGTCACTCAGCCAGGAGGTCAACGGCAAAGCCAAGACCACCACACAGGCCTGGAAAGAGGGTGTCAAATCGCCTACCTACCAGGATCGCATCCTGAAGAAAAACCCGCTGAAGCCGGGCGAGACTCGCACTTTCGAGACCTTTGTTCCTGAATTCGCCAAAGTCGGCACCACGACGATGAAAGCGCACGACACCGTTGAAACAGAGCTGCTGGGCGGAAAGTCGCGAAAGCTGTTCAAGGTCAGCGTGAGCAACTCACTCCTTCCCGGCTTCACCATGGACAGCTATCTGGATGACGCAGGCGAGGCCGTGAAAGTCTCATCCAAGATGCTCGGCTCTGCGATGGATATCTACGTCGTCTCGCAAGAAGAAGCCTTGAAAACCATCGAAGGGGCCGAATTGGACCTGGCGGTCAACACGCTGGTCAAGGTAAAGCCGCTCGTCAAAGGGCATGGCACAAAACGGGTCGTCTACCGCCTTTCAATCACCGATCAGAACCCGCAGGAACTGATTCCCAGCGGTGAAACTCAGACACTGAAAACGACCTCTCCCGAAACAGCGGAACTGACCGTCATTTCGTTGCCGATTCCATCCCCAGCTCGTGCCGGCACTGCCGACGCCGAATACCTGGAATCCTCGCAATACCTGCAGCGAGACGATGAAGGGGTGCAGAAGCACGCCAATCGTGCCGCCGGAGACGCAACAGATGCCGGAGTCATCGCCCAACGCATGGAAACGTATGTCCGCGACAAGCTCAGCAAGAAGAACTTTTCGACCGCGATGGCCTCCGCCGCAGAAGTGGCCCGCAACCTGGAGGGAGACTGCACCGAACATGCCGTCCTGCTCGCCGCCATGCTGCGAGCCAGGCAAATCCCTTCACGAGTGGTGGTCGGCCTGGTCTACGCGGATCGGCTGTTCGCATTCGGCGGACATATGTGGACCGAAGCCCGGCTCAACGACCAGTGGATACCGCTCGACGCCACACTGGGCCAGAATGGAATCGGCGCGGCCCACATCAAGCTGGCCGATTCCAGCCTGAGTGATGACGGCCCCGCAGCGATGAGTGGTTTTGCTCCGCTGATGAACATCATCGGCAATCTGAAACTCGAAGTCATTTCGGCCGAGTAA
- the feoB gene encoding ferrous iron transport protein B — protein MLDQAQTLTTERTVAVIGNPNTGKSTLFTALTGVHSRIGNYPGVTVEKKLGWFQHEGQSVRLVDLPGTYSLSPRTLDEMVSVDVLLGSQPDVGSLDAIVCIADASNLERNLYVVSQVLDLGLPTVLVLNMWDVATERGIQIDVAELERRLGITVVPCEAHKRKHIDAVRTAILRACDQKAATPPDLFPARFTQEAEQLQSDLQQHGVAQQPIYLIKRLLLDVGGQLETTLTRSNPEELLPRIKAARERLSAAGCRVPSVEAKLRYAWARQTLKGVMTVPEKRETTLTDTLDRWLTHKFWGLAIFCITMFVVFQSISTVAEPLMSLFEYGQTQVGDFIGSLLPHGPLRSLLVHGVVAGVGGILVFLPQICLLFLFIALLEDCGYMARAAFLMDKLMTKVGLSGKSFVPLMSSFACAIPGIMATRTIENRRDRMVTILIAPLMSCSARAPVYWLMIAAFFPPIAWANGWITLHGLMLFTMTFFGAIVAIPVAWLFKKTLFKGETPPFVMELPTYKWPSPVIVLHRVFERAAAFVMRAGTLILATTILIWSASYFPSDHSEEYRILGQIDQLESQFQAELEEQGALEESLETLQQTEATPDTTAQIAEIQQKIEAIESQLQPLQELKETHNAIAEELLASSYLGRLGKTIEPAVKPLGWDWKIGVGVLASFPAREVIISTLGTIYSLGSDVDENSQGLQTAVQSAKWPDGRPVYSIPVAISIMVFFALCAQCASTLLVIHRETNHWGWAVFTFVYMTSLAYVAAWIAFVVSSAILNSGTV, from the coding sequence ATGCTCGATCAAGCTCAGACACTCACCACCGAACGGACCGTCGCGGTCATTGGTAACCCTAACACCGGTAAAAGTACGCTTTTCACCGCCCTGACCGGCGTGCACTCGCGCATCGGCAATTACCCCGGTGTCACCGTCGAGAAGAAACTGGGCTGGTTCCAGCACGAAGGGCAGTCGGTCCGACTCGTCGACCTTCCCGGTACCTACAGCCTTTCCCCGCGAACACTCGACGAAATGGTGTCGGTCGATGTCCTGCTGGGCAGCCAGCCGGACGTGGGGTCGCTGGATGCCATCGTCTGCATCGCCGATGCCTCGAACCTGGAACGCAATCTCTACGTCGTCAGTCAGGTTCTCGACCTGGGGCTGCCGACGGTCCTTGTGCTCAACATGTGGGACGTTGCGACCGAACGGGGTATCCAGATCGATGTCGCTGAACTGGAACGACGACTGGGAATCACCGTCGTCCCCTGCGAGGCCCACAAACGAAAACATATCGACGCCGTCCGGACCGCCATCCTGCGGGCCTGTGACCAGAAAGCCGCCACTCCCCCGGATCTGTTTCCCGCCCGCTTCACCCAGGAAGCAGAGCAACTGCAGTCGGATCTCCAACAGCACGGAGTTGCACAGCAGCCGATCTACCTCATCAAGCGACTGCTGCTTGATGTCGGTGGCCAACTGGAAACGACGCTGACCCGGTCGAACCCCGAGGAATTGCTCCCGCGCATCAAAGCGGCCCGAGAACGACTGTCCGCAGCCGGTTGCCGTGTTCCCAGTGTGGAAGCCAAGCTTCGCTACGCCTGGGCCCGGCAGACGCTGAAGGGGGTCATGACGGTCCCCGAGAAACGGGAAACCACTCTCACTGACACACTCGATCGCTGGTTAACTCACAAGTTCTGGGGATTGGCCATCTTCTGCATCACGATGTTCGTCGTGTTCCAGTCGATCTCGACCGTCGCGGAACCACTGATGTCCCTGTTCGAGTACGGACAGACGCAAGTCGGCGATTTCATCGGTTCCCTCTTGCCACACGGCCCTTTGCGCAGCCTGCTGGTGCACGGAGTGGTCGCGGGAGTTGGCGGCATCCTGGTCTTCCTGCCGCAGATCTGCCTGCTCTTCCTGTTCATCGCCCTGCTGGAAGACTGCGGCTATATGGCTCGTGCAGCCTTCCTGATGGACAAGCTGATGACAAAGGTCGGCCTCAGCGGCAAGTCGTTTGTGCCACTGATGTCTTCGTTCGCCTGTGCCATTCCCGGAATCATGGCCACGCGAACCATCGAGAACCGGCGCGACCGGATGGTGACGATTCTGATCGCACCCCTGATGAGCTGCTCGGCCCGAGCCCCCGTTTACTGGCTCATGATCGCAGCGTTTTTCCCCCCGATCGCGTGGGCGAATGGGTGGATCACGCTCCACGGACTGATGCTCTTCACGATGACCTTTTTCGGTGCCATCGTCGCGATCCCCGTGGCCTGGCTGTTCAAGAAAACGCTGTTCAAAGGGGAAACGCCGCCGTTCGTCATGGAGCTTCCCACGTACAAGTGGCCATCCCCCGTGATCGTCCTGCATCGGGTTTTCGAACGAGCTGCCGCCTTCGTCATGCGAGCGGGAACCCTGATTCTCGCCACCACGATCCTGATCTGGTCTGCCAGCTACTTCCCGTCTGACCATAGCGAAGAGTACCGCATCCTCGGGCAGATCGATCAGTTGGAGTCGCAATTCCAGGCGGAACTGGAAGAGCAGGGGGCGCTGGAAGAATCGCTCGAGACTTTGCAGCAGACAGAAGCCACTCCTGACACCACCGCCCAGATAGCGGAAATCCAGCAGAAGATCGAGGCCATCGAGTCTCAGTTGCAACCGCTGCAGGAACTGAAAGAAACACACAATGCGATCGCGGAAGAGTTGCTCGCCAGCAGCTATCTCGGCCGCCTCGGCAAAACCATTGAACCGGCCGTCAAACCGCTCGGCTGGGACTGGAAGATCGGCGTCGGAGTCCTCGCCTCCTTCCCGGCACGCGAAGTGATCATTTCGACCCTGGGGACCATCTACAGCCTCGGCAGCGACGTCGATGAAAACAGCCAGGGGCTGCAGACGGCTGTGCAATCCGCAAAATGGCCCGATGGTCGACCCGTCTATTCCATTCCGGTCGCCATCTCGATCATGGTCTTCTTCGCCCTGTGTGCCCAGTGTGCTTCGACACTGCTGGTCATTCATCGCGAGACAAACCATTGGGGCTGGGCCGTATTCACGTTCGTCTACATGACGTCCCTGGCGTATGTCGCGGCCTGGATTGCATTTGTCGTCAGCAGTGCGATCCTGAACTCTGGCACAGTATGA
- a CDS encoding ferrous iron transport protein A: MTLDELAIGQTAEIVDVQGEDGIAIRLLEMGLTEGEEITLVGIAPLGDPKEYLIRSYRLSLRQAEAKRVTIIARQGTERAADL, translated from the coding sequence ATGACTTTGGATGAATTGGCAATCGGGCAAACGGCTGAGATTGTCGATGTCCAGGGTGAAGACGGAATTGCTATCCGCCTGCTGGAAATGGGCCTCACCGAGGGGGAAGAGATCACCCTCGTGGGAATTGCGCCGCTGGGCGACCCCAAGGAATACCTGATTCGCAGCTATCGCCTTTCGCTCCGCCAGGCGGAAGCGAAACGTGTCACGATCATTGCCAGGCAGGGCACTGAGCGAGCGGCTGATCTCTGA
- a CDS encoding ferrous iron transport protein A: MASVISRTLPIEAMAAGERGVVVEIDGTPELVVRLAEMGLHTGTRIRLIRPGAPCILEIEQQRFSFRFDDLVTVLVEIAE; the protein is encoded by the coding sequence ATGGCGAGCGTGATTTCACGAACACTGCCCATTGAGGCGATGGCTGCCGGAGAACGGGGAGTTGTCGTCGAGATTGATGGCACTCCGGAACTCGTGGTACGTCTGGCCGAGATGGGACTGCATACCGGAACCCGGATCCGCCTGATTCGGCCGGGGGCACCGTGCATTCTCGAGATTGAACAGCAACGCTTTTCGTTCCGTTTTGACGACCTGGTGACCGTGCTGGTGGAAATCGCAGAATGA
- a CDS encoding alkaline phosphatase — translation MSRISDAVRYEGGISRRLFLAYSAALASLPQLAERAQAAEKNVTFSSDPFASGIASGDPDSTSVVLWTRLIQDPFDAYGGMSTEPIPVQWEVAHDEQFSRIAASGVATATPQLGHSVHAVAQGLEPDRWYFYRFRAGDAQSPVGRCRTLPHADSLPEKLRFASTSCQHFEQGLYTAYEQMQKDDLDLVFHLGDYIYEGPGRDNLVRKHFGKEIVSLGDYRIRFAQYRTDPLLRQMHAACPWFVTWDDHEFDNNYAGEISEQLNEDPVAFLQRRANSYQAYYENMPLRPRSLPKGPDMRLYRKGSFGRLAEFLILDTRQYRTDQPNNDKRSPINDAALNPQATLLGRTQRQWLQSSLLTSQATWNVLAQQVMMGTVGVGREGDTPLYSMDQWPGYSHERIQLANFLAERRIPNPVVLTGDIHSNWANELRVDDRNPETPLVATEFVATSLSSGGNGRARPDYVDLLQATHPFVKLHNNERGYIRCTVTPQSWTSDYVAVEDVLAPGGNIVTRASFVVEAGRPQLNKA, via the coding sequence CTGTCCCGAATTTCCGATGCCGTTCGTTACGAAGGGGGAATCAGTCGGCGACTTTTCCTCGCTTACAGTGCCGCTCTAGCAAGCCTCCCGCAGTTGGCCGAACGAGCACAGGCAGCGGAAAAGAACGTCACATTCTCTTCGGACCCCTTCGCTTCCGGCATCGCTTCGGGCGATCCTGATTCGACGAGCGTCGTGCTCTGGACGCGGCTCATCCAGGATCCGTTCGACGCCTATGGGGGGATGTCCACCGAACCCATCCCCGTTCAGTGGGAAGTCGCGCACGACGAACAGTTCAGCAGAATCGCTGCCTCGGGAGTAGCGACGGCAACTCCGCAGCTCGGACATTCCGTACACGCCGTGGCGCAGGGACTTGAGCCGGATCGCTGGTACTTCTATCGATTTCGTGCGGGGGACGCCCAGAGCCCTGTCGGGCGCTGCCGAACACTGCCTCATGCCGACTCACTGCCAGAAAAATTGCGTTTCGCATCGACGTCGTGCCAGCACTTCGAACAGGGACTTTACACCGCCTACGAGCAGATGCAGAAAGACGACCTCGACCTCGTCTTTCACCTGGGGGATTACATTTACGAAGGCCCCGGTCGAGACAATCTTGTTCGCAAACATTTCGGCAAGGAAATCGTTTCGCTCGGTGACTATCGCATCCGCTTTGCCCAGTACCGCACCGATCCTCTGCTGAGGCAGATGCACGCTGCCTGTCCGTGGTTCGTCACGTGGGATGACCACGAATTTGACAACAACTACGCGGGCGAAATTTCGGAGCAACTGAACGAAGACCCCGTCGCCTTCCTCCAGCGGCGAGCCAACAGTTACCAGGCCTATTACGAAAATATGCCATTGCGGCCCCGTTCACTTCCGAAAGGTCCGGACATGCGACTTTATCGCAAAGGATCGTTCGGGCGCCTGGCCGAGTTTCTGATCCTCGACACGCGTCAGTACCGGACAGACCAGCCGAACAACGACAAACGAAGCCCGATCAATGACGCGGCTCTTAACCCGCAGGCGACTTTGCTGGGGCGCACACAACGACAATGGCTGCAGTCGTCGCTGCTGACCTCGCAAGCGACATGGAACGTCCTGGCGCAGCAGGTCATGATGGGAACGGTTGGGGTCGGTCGCGAAGGGGACACTCCGCTGTATTCGATGGACCAGTGGCCAGGCTACTCGCACGAGCGAATCCAGTTAGCGAACTTCCTCGCCGAACGCCGGATCCCCAACCCCGTGGTCCTGACGGGAGATATTCACTCGAACTGGGCCAATGAACTGCGAGTCGACGATCGGAATCCGGAAACGCCGCTCGTCGCGACCGAGTTTGTCGCCACCAGCCTGAGCAGCGGAGGAAACGGGCGTGCCCGTCCGGATTATGTTGACCTGCTGCAAGCGACTCATCCCTTCGTCAAGCTGCACAACAATGAACGGGGCTACATCCGCTGTACCGTCACGCCCCAAAGCTGGACCAGTGACTACGTCGCCGTGGAGGACGTCCTGGCCCCAGGTGGCAACATCGTCACCCGGGCCTCATTCGTTGTCGAAGCCGGCCGACCTCAACTGAATAAGGCCTGA
- a CDS encoding S1C family serine protease, producing MRHRTALMLCVGTLVAGILIGAGAFSLPLHRSLQAENLDSASAERVYRELSTVSSPLQEGSALLAKIASVTTPSVVHIQCERRVPGRAKEEETGSGVILTSSRATGFFVVTNCHVVDKTPVDGISISLHDGRVIQPERVYTDQESDVAVLKIDAPNLTAAKWGDSRKLEIGHMVLAMGSPFGLSRSVTLGIISARGRRKLQLGKTEVINQDFLQTDAAINPGNSGGPLIDLQGRVIGINTAIATSSGGNDGIGFSIPSQLAQRVMDQLLEYGVVPRAWIGVKLDENFDARVAAKLKLDRVMGARVNQVFDNSPASKAGLQLDDVVLNFDGIDVQDHDHLINLVSLSPIGKQIRMFVWRGQKKVSMAIVLADRSDLRRTSEAPPQQGRSFPSRTN from the coding sequence ATGCGCCACCGAACGGCCTTAATGCTTTGTGTCGGAACGCTCGTCGCCGGAATTCTGATTGGTGCTGGAGCATTCTCGCTCCCGCTCCATCGCTCGCTTCAGGCAGAGAACCTCGATAGTGCCTCAGCGGAGCGTGTCTACCGCGAATTGAGCACTGTCAGTTCCCCTCTCCAGGAGGGGAGCGCTCTCCTGGCAAAAATCGCTTCGGTCACCACACCCAGCGTGGTCCACATTCAGTGTGAGCGGCGGGTTCCCGGCCGGGCGAAAGAAGAAGAAACCGGCTCGGGCGTCATCCTGACCAGTTCTCGAGCCACGGGCTTTTTCGTCGTCACCAATTGCCACGTGGTGGACAAGACACCTGTCGACGGAATCTCGATTTCTCTGCACGACGGACGGGTCATTCAGCCCGAACGAGTCTATACCGATCAGGAATCGGATGTCGCCGTTCTGAAAATTGACGCTCCGAATCTGACCGCCGCGAAGTGGGGCGACAGCCGCAAACTGGAAATTGGGCACATGGTTCTGGCGATGGGAAGCCCCTTCGGACTGAGCCGCTCCGTCACACTCGGCATCATCAGCGCCCGAGGCCGCCGTAAACTACAGCTCGGTAAAACCGAAGTCATCAATCAGGACTTTCTGCAAACCGATGCTGCAATCAATCCCGGTAACAGCGGGGGACCACTGATTGATCTGCAGGGACGGGTGATTGGGATCAACACGGCGATCGCCACTTCCAGCGGAGGAAATGACGGGATCGGATTCAGTATCCCCAGCCAACTGGCACAACGAGTCATGGATCAACTGCTGGAATACGGCGTTGTGCCCCGCGCCTGGATCGGCGTCAAACTCGACGAAAACTTTGACGCCCGTGTCGCCGCGAAGCTCAAGCTGGACCGCGTGATGGGAGCACGAGTGAATCAGGTCTTTGACAATTCACCTGCGTCCAAAGCCGGTCTGCAGCTTGACGACGTCGTCCTGAACTTCGACGGGATCGATGTGCAGGACCACGACCACCTGATCAACCTGGTCAGCCTTTCACCGATCGGCAAACAGATTCGGATGTTCGTCTGGCGAGGTCAGAAAAAGGTCTCGATGGCCATCGTGCTCGCCGACCGCAGCGACTTGCGACGTACCAGCGAAGCGCCACCGCAGCAGGGACGCAGCTTCCCGTCACGAACAAACTAG
- a CDS encoding Dabb family protein, giving the protein MSDASNQLQLVHNVYFTLKERTEENIQKLVDACFKYLKDHPGVTFFGAGPLVPELARPVNDRDFDVALLVVFRSKADHDIYQTAPDHLKFIEENKPTWEKVRVFDNYTK; this is encoded by the coding sequence ATGAGCGACGCATCGAACCAACTTCAGCTTGTGCACAATGTTTATTTCACGCTGAAAGAGCGAACCGAAGAGAACATCCAGAAGCTGGTGGACGCTTGCTTTAAGTACCTGAAAGATCATCCGGGAGTCACCTTCTTCGGAGCGGGCCCCCTGGTCCCCGAACTGGCTCGCCCCGTGAATGATCGCGATTTTGACGTCGCCCTGCTGGTCGTCTTCCGCTCCAAAGCAGACCACGACATCTACCAGACCGCTCCAGACCACCTGAAGTTCATCGAAGAAAATAAGCCCACGTGGGAAAAAGTTCGCGTTTTCGACAACTACACCAAGTGA
- a CDS encoding lipase family protein: MDLQLIEDALGDHRNAQVLAKASELAYLPAEQGVQQFKEVLGCDARLISAGNTQVYVATNDDHIVVAFRGTESPATLEGLKDWLLSDAVNLLILPTGRLGTDFAAAGVGARFHQGFINALDDVWVPLLSAVQEELARSDRPLWITGHSLGGALAVLSAWLFHRKFVNVHQVYTFGGPMIGNVEASKAFDRELEGKVYRYVNGPDPVPKLPTVSLIANEFGHVNREMTAGVGPGASSSAALFAEFISRSVDGLLQGTLVDDVWKAVMHTVDAHLMPSYHSLIERLIGKK, from the coding sequence ATGGATTTACAGCTGATTGAAGACGCGTTGGGTGATCACCGGAACGCCCAAGTCCTCGCGAAGGCATCCGAACTGGCTTACTTGCCCGCCGAGCAGGGAGTGCAGCAATTCAAAGAGGTTCTGGGGTGCGACGCGCGCCTGATCAGCGCCGGGAACACGCAGGTCTACGTTGCGACGAACGACGACCATATCGTCGTCGCCTTTCGGGGGACCGAGTCGCCAGCGACGCTGGAGGGCTTGAAAGACTGGCTGCTTTCAGACGCGGTCAATTTGCTGATTCTGCCGACAGGGAGGCTGGGGACGGACTTTGCCGCGGCGGGAGTCGGTGCACGGTTTCACCAGGGGTTCATTAACGCTCTGGACGACGTCTGGGTGCCGCTGCTGTCGGCGGTTCAGGAAGAGCTCGCTCGTTCGGATCGTCCACTCTGGATCACCGGTCACAGTCTGGGGGGCGCACTGGCGGTCCTGAGTGCCTGGCTCTTCCACCGCAAGTTCGTCAATGTCCATCAGGTCTATACGTTTGGTGGGCCGATGATTGGCAACGTCGAAGCTTCCAAGGCATTCGATCGGGAACTGGAGGGGAAGGTATACCGCTACGTGAACGGCCCTGACCCGGTTCCCAAGCTTCCGACCGTCAGTCTCATCGCCAACGAATTCGGGCATGTGAATCGCGAGATGACGGCCGGTGTGGGGCCGGGGGCGTCATCCTCGGCCGCACTATTTGCCGAGTTCATCAGCCGTTCGGTCGACGGGCTGCTGCAGGGGACGCTGGTCGATGATGTCTGGAAAGCCGTGATGCACACGGTCGACGCTCATCTGATGCCCAGTTATCACAGTCTGATCGAGCGTCTGATCGGCAAAAAGTAG
- a CDS encoding GntR family transcriptional regulator, translated as MARKQFGSAEENLDSHRVADQLKREILSGRLTDGLRVTEADLSKRFGVGRGQAREAVQMLTAQGLLKARPNCGAIVAPEAPLPIRRLIIPIRRSIETYALEMVFDDLNEVDFQQWEDKLQQMKEACEQRDYHAIAELDIAFHRQLLDRAQQPDLLLIWETLVGRIRSHFRSRQRRCSDLLDIYQEHRELVEIFRRGDLDAAMKMLKEKIA; from the coding sequence ATGGCACGCAAGCAGTTCGGATCGGCAGAAGAAAATCTTGATTCACACCGGGTGGCAGACCAGCTCAAAAGAGAGATCCTCTCTGGGAGGCTGACAGATGGACTCCGCGTCACCGAAGCGGACCTGTCAAAGCGATTTGGCGTCGGCCGTGGCCAGGCCCGCGAGGCAGTGCAGATGCTCACCGCACAGGGCCTGCTGAAGGCGAGACCCAATTGCGGTGCCATCGTCGCTCCCGAAGCCCCGCTGCCGATTCGCAGACTGATCATTCCCATTCGCCGCTCGATCGAAACCTATGCCTTGGAAATGGTTTTCGATGATTTGAATGAGGTGGATTTTCAGCAGTGGGAAGACAAACTTCAGCAGATGAAAGAAGCCTGCGAACAGCGGGACTACCACGCGATCGCCGAACTCGACATCGCCTTTCATCGGCAGTTGCTTGATCGGGCTCAGCAACCGGACCTGCTGCTGATCTGGGAAACACTGGTCGGACGTATCCGCTCGCACTTCCGCAGCCGACAGCGCCGCTGCAGCGATCTTCTCGACATTTACCAGGAACACCGGGAACTGGTCGAAATCTTCCGCCGGGGGGATCTCGACGCCGCGATGAAGATGCTGAAAGAGAAAATCGCGTAG